The following proteins come from a genomic window of Pleurocapsa minor HA4230-MV1:
- a CDS encoding ABC transporter ATP-binding protein encodes MSDIVVRVENLVKKYEIAHQKQGANISFRDAIANGTKSLGRKLKSSFSKQTSIPSREDFLALNNVSFEIKQGEVVGIIGRNGAGKSTLLKILSRITEPTQGRIRIKGRIASLLEVGTGFHHELTGRENIFLNGAILGMSKAEITKKFDEIVDFAEVEKFLDTPVKFYSSGMYVRLAFAVAAHLEPEILIVDEVLAVGDMQFQKKCLGKMDNVAKQGRTILFVSHNMSTVESLCNRGILLESGGLYLDSTAEEAVKAYLDKAYNLARDIPLSQRKDRSGNGKIRVLSFRILNEQGQEEPAMQSGKNYYFEFGYINNTGGCLKNAVLSCELIDEHGARILLLKNSFTNHTLNLDGDRGYIFCGIENLPIVQGLYRLTIHLAQADIELLDRVEDAVTVSVDGGDFFGTGSPGIPNLCKFLVKSEWYTEPSQVKSSK; translated from the coding sequence TTGTCCGACATAGTAGTTCGCGTGGAAAATTTAGTCAAAAAATACGAGATCGCACATCAAAAACAGGGTGCTAATATCTCTTTTCGAGACGCGATCGCTAATGGTACTAAATCTCTCGGTCGTAAACTAAAATCTTCCTTTAGCAAACAGACCTCTATCCCCAGTCGGGAAGATTTCCTGGCTTTAAACAATGTTTCCTTTGAAATTAAACAAGGTGAGGTTGTCGGTATTATTGGTCGTAACGGTGCAGGTAAATCAACCCTTTTGAAGATCTTAAGTCGAATCACCGAACCTACCCAAGGACGCATCCGAATTAAAGGGAGAATAGCGAGTTTATTGGAAGTAGGAACGGGTTTTCACCATGAATTGACGGGAAGAGAGAATATTTTTCTCAACGGTGCAATTCTGGGGATGAGTAAAGCTGAGATTACCAAGAAATTTGACGAAATTGTTGATTTTGCTGAAGTTGAGAAATTTTTGGATACGCCAGTCAAGTTTTATTCATCTGGGATGTATGTCCGTTTAGCATTTGCTGTCGCTGCTCATTTAGAACCAGAAATTCTGATTGTCGATGAAGTATTGGCGGTGGGAGATATGCAATTTCAAAAAAAATGTCTCGGCAAAATGGATAATGTCGCCAAACAAGGACGAACAATTTTATTTGTCAGTCATAACATGAGTACGGTGGAATCTTTATGCAATCGTGGAATTTTACTAGAATCTGGTGGTTTATATTTAGATAGCACTGCTGAAGAAGCTGTCAAAGCTTATCTAGACAAAGCCTATAATTTGGCTCGCGATATACCTTTAAGCCAAAGAAAAGATCGTAGTGGCAATGGCAAGATTAGAGTTTTAAGTTTTCGGATCTTAAACGAACAAGGTCAAGAAGAACCAGCTATGCAGTCTGGGAAAAATTACTACTTTGAATTTGGGTATATCAATAATACGGGGGGTTGTCTAAAAAATGCAGTTCTTTCTTGCGAGCTGATTGACGAACATGGTGCGAGGATTCTTTTACTCAAAAACAGTTTTACCAATCATACTCTTAATCTCGATGGCGATCGCGGTTATATTTTTTGCGGTATTGAGAACTTACCTATAGTTCAAGGATTATATCGCCTGACCATCCATCTGGCACAGGCAGATATCGAACTACTAGATCGCGTTGAAGATGCTGTCACTGTCAGTGTTGATGGTGGTGATTTCTTTGGTACAGGAAGTCCTGGCATTCCAAATTTGTGTAAGTTTCTGGTCAAGAGTGAGTGGTATACGGAACCAAGTCAAGTAAAAAGTAGCAAGTAG
- a CDS encoding glycosyltransferase family 2 protein, with protein sequence MNKPKISVIIPAYNAMKYLPETVESVFQQTWTDFELLIINDGSSDNIVEWVCGLTDPRVRLISQSNQGTALARNHGIMEAKGEYIALLDADDLWESSKLEKQSKCLDNQPKVGLVDTWAITIDDRGNANRIRKHEVEGNVYHKVYEACDNPVCCGSSPMIRRSCFDVIGLFDPKIKIVEDVDMWIRIASRYHFGLIKEVLVKYRQHPDNKSKDCQSMLSEFRTLIEKTYRSLPIESLYLRAQCYAKLNLFLAWKMMENKDYRQAAYFHRQAIAHHFDFLFKPESIRLAIAIFLVRCFGFNTFEQVRAFNRLVKNYV encoded by the coding sequence ATGAACAAACCAAAAATCTCAGTAATCATTCCTGCCTACAATGCGATGAAATACCTACCAGAAACGGTAGAAAGTGTTTTCCAGCAAACTTGGACTGATTTTGAATTATTAATTATCAACGATGGTAGCAGCGATAATATTGTTGAATGGGTTTGTGGATTAACAGATCCCAGAGTCAGATTAATCTCTCAATCCAATCAAGGAACTGCTTTGGCTCGCAATCACGGGATAATGGAAGCAAAAGGCGAATATATAGCCTTACTCGATGCTGACGATCTCTGGGAATCAAGTAAGCTAGAAAAACAGTCAAAATGTCTAGATAATCAGCCAAAAGTAGGTTTAGTTGATACTTGGGCGATAACCATAGACGATCGCGGTAATGCTAATCGAATTAGAAAACACGAAGTCGAGGGAAATGTCTACCATAAAGTATACGAAGCCTGTGATAACCCAGTTTGCTGCGGTAGTTCACCAATGATTCGACGCAGTTGTTTTGACGTTATCGGTTTATTCGATCCCAAGATCAAGATAGTTGAAGATGTCGATATGTGGATACGAATCGCTTCTCGCTATCATTTCGGGTTAATTAAGGAAGTTTTAGTAAAATATCGCCAACATCCTGATAACAAATCTAAAGATTGCCAGTCGATGTTATCAGAATTTCGGACATTAATTGAGAAAACCTATCGCTCTTTACCAATTGAATCACTTTATCTCAGGGCGCAATGCTATGCAAAGTTAAATCTTTTCCTGGCTTGGAAAATGATGGAAAACAAAGATTATCGACAGGCTGCTTATTTTCATCGGCAAGCGATCGCCCACCACTTTGACTTTTTGTTTAAACCAGAATCTATTCGTCTGGCGATCGCCATTTTTCTAGTTCGTTGCTTTGGTTTTAATACTTTCGAGCAAGTACGGGCGTTTAATCGTTTAGTAAAAAATTACGTGTAA
- a CDS encoding glycosyltransferase family 2 protein, with amino-acid sequence MVKVSIVFPAYNAMAYLPQAYQSALAQTFTDYEILIVNDGSSDNIEEWVNQITDPRVRYIPQKNQGAQGARNTGIYNAQGEYVAFLDADDLWEATKLEKQVRLLDENPEVGLVDTWITLIDRQGNSKGWVHASAAEGQIWSEIIQEPTIICGSSPMIRRECFDHVGVFDPSLRYAGDWDLWIRIAARYAFAVVKEPLVRYRLHPQNTSKNCRGMARDCRTVIERAFESASPELMSLKNKTYGQINSYIAGIALDRGNYTEAMYFRNLAIAYNPQLRFSKQDLRLNAAIAMLRWFGPQAYDRVRNLTRILRRRQSSLAT; translated from the coding sequence ATGGTCAAAGTTTCGATCGTTTTCCCCGCCTACAATGCAATGGCTTATTTACCACAAGCTTATCAAAGTGCTTTGGCACAGACTTTTACTGATTATGAGATTTTAATTGTTAATGATGGGAGTTCTGACAATATTGAGGAGTGGGTTAACCAAATAACCGATCCGCGAGTTAGATATATTCCTCAAAAAAATCAAGGAGCGCAAGGAGCGCGTAATACAGGCATTTATAACGCTCAAGGGGAATATGTCGCGTTTTTAGATGCTGACGATCTTTGGGAGGCTACTAAACTTGAAAAACAAGTACGTTTATTAGATGAAAATCCAGAAGTAGGTTTAGTCGATACTTGGATTACTTTAATCGATCGCCAGGGGAATTCTAAAGGTTGGGTACATGCTTCTGCTGCTGAAGGGCAAATTTGGTCGGAAATTATACAAGAACCAACGATTATTTGTGGAAGTTCACCCATGATTCGTCGAGAATGTTTTGACCACGTGGGTGTCTTCGATCCCAGTTTGCGTTATGCAGGAGATTGGGATCTTTGGATTCGGATTGCTGCTCGCTATGCTTTTGCGGTCGTTAAAGAACCATTAGTTCGTTATCGACTTCATCCCCAAAATACCTCTAAAAACTGTCGTGGTATGGCAAGAGATTGTCGTACAGTCATTGAGCGCGCCTTTGAATCTGCTTCTCCAGAGTTAATGTCATTAAAAAACAAAACTTACGGTCAAATTAACTCATATATAGCGGGTATCGCTCTCGATCGAGGTAATTATACGGAGGCAATGTATTTTCGTAATTTAGCGATCGCCTATAATCCCCAACTGCGTTTTTCTAAACAAGACCTGCGGTTGAATGCAGCTATTGCTATGTTGCGTTGGTTTGGCCCTCAAGCATACGATCGAGTACGGAATTTAACTCGTATTTTGCGTCGTCGTCAATCAAGTTTAGCAACATAA
- a CDS encoding glycosyltransferase produces MQVLSRISFPTSPDVSSLYMQCDEGAVIDFSEGERKIVFRRESSLSLTSYFNSFYETFYAKYTKLNALYYLLRLEGDFMISLYREVDEKSARKLISVKYLENCQLSKDTKVFLPNLQDNEEQQGRIYLELVCLSDRGIFEQGLIATDEVSDTEVSLAIISCTYKKEVYIKKTVNAILQDPFLQTKQVKMFVVDNGQTLKQEDFLNSRVELIPNKNLGGSAGFTRGLLAALESSNYTHFLFMDDDIELESESVYRLFGLYKYAKNDFAISGTMLDLNKKTVLYEAGALSSVAPHTMKYQPFSIASLKHEIELENPSQNNLLLTEENIDYGAFWFFSFSRKIVNQIGLPLPLFIKIDDIEFGLRITKALQGEIVAFPGIAVWHEPFYLKFMVWDNYYALRNYLITYAIHQPIPFIKTFFDFTKHLVYELFLFEYNFIEMQIKAFEDYLKGPDWLKHNDAEKLHANVLALSKSHKTQNVQPNERKSDRVFKKGKSSVVKKLLALLTLNGHLLPDFLIQDDEALILLTKGYGGQRSQALGKKRVLIFREGMSKSNREIPCLFQNEIDKTTGIKLLFRWLKVALISSFKWRSLRKQWKDASTELTSSGFWQQYLDLNQENSRHEGEKVASSGRGERPFAPTNSK; encoded by the coding sequence ATGCAGGTATTGAGTAGAATTAGTTTTCCCACATCTCCCGATGTTTCGAGTTTATATATGCAGTGCGATGAAGGTGCTGTGATAGATTTTTCTGAAGGTGAACGTAAAATTGTTTTTCGTCGGGAAAGTTCGCTTTCTTTGACTTCTTACTTTAATTCTTTTTATGAAACTTTCTATGCTAAATATACTAAGCTTAATGCTCTTTATTATTTGCTGAGATTAGAAGGCGATTTTATGATTTCTCTTTATCGGGAAGTTGATGAGAAAAGCGCACGAAAACTAATTTCAGTAAAATATTTAGAAAATTGTCAGTTAAGCAAAGATACAAAAGTTTTTCTGCCAAATCTTCAAGATAATGAGGAACAACAAGGAAGAATTTATTTAGAATTAGTTTGTTTGAGCGATCGCGGTATATTTGAACAAGGGTTAATTGCTACAGATGAAGTTTCTGACACTGAAGTTTCTTTAGCAATTATTAGCTGTACATATAAAAAAGAAGTTTATATTAAAAAGACAGTTAATGCAATCTTGCAAGATCCATTTTTACAAACAAAGCAAGTAAAAATGTTCGTAGTTGATAATGGTCAAACTTTAAAACAAGAAGATTTTTTAAACTCAAGAGTTGAACTTATTCCTAATAAAAATTTAGGTGGAAGTGCGGGCTTTACTAGAGGATTATTAGCAGCTTTAGAATCAAGCAATTATACTCATTTTCTCTTCATGGATGATGATATCGAGTTAGAAAGTGAATCAGTTTATAGATTATTTGGTTTATATAAATATGCTAAAAATGATTTTGCTATATCTGGAACAATGCTCGATCTCAATAAAAAAACTGTCTTGTATGAAGCTGGTGCTTTGTCTAGTGTTGCCCCTCATACAATGAAATATCAACCATTTTCAATTGCTTCTTTAAAACACGAAATTGAATTAGAAAATCCCAGTCAAAATAATCTTTTACTAACTGAGGAGAACATAGATTATGGGGCATTTTGGTTTTTTAGTTTTTCGAGAAAAATTGTCAATCAAATTGGCTTACCTTTGCCTTTGTTTATTAAGATAGATGATATAGAATTCGGTTTAAGAATCACCAAAGCTTTGCAAGGTGAAATAGTAGCTTTCCCTGGAATTGCAGTCTGGCACGAACCATTTTATCTAAAGTTTATGGTTTGGGATAATTATTACGCTCTTCGCAATTATTTAATAACTTATGCCATTCATCAACCAATTCCTTTCATCAAAACATTTTTTGATTTTACCAAACACTTAGTTTACGAATTGTTTTTATTTGAATATAATTTTATCGAAATGCAAATAAAAGCTTTTGAAGATTATCTTAAAGGTCCTGATTGGCTGAAACATAACGATGCAGAAAAATTACACGCTAATGTTCTTGCACTGAGTAAAAGTCATAAAACACAAAATGTTCAGCCAAACGAGCGGAAAAGCGATCGCGTGTTTAAAAAAGGTAAATCTAGTGTTGTCAAAAAACTTCTTGCTTTATTAACTCTCAATGGTCATCTATTACCAGATTTTTTAATCCAAGACGATGAAGCATTAATTTTGTTAACTAAAGGTTATGGTGGACAACGTTCTCAAGCATTGGGTAAAAAAAGAGTTTTGATTTTTAGAGAAGGAATGTCTAAAAGCAATAGAGAAATTCCTTGTTTATTTCAAAACGAAATCGACAAAACAACTGGAATCAAACTGTTATTTAGATGGCTAAAAGTCGCGCTCATTAGCAGTTTTAAATGGCGATCGCTTCGTAAACAATGGAAAGATGCCTCAACCGAATTAACATCTTCTGGTTTTTGGCAGCAGTATCTCGACCTAAATCAAGAGAACAGCAGACATGAGGGAGAAAAAGTAGCAAGTAGCGGTAGGGGCGAACGGCCGTTCGCCCCTACAAATAGCAAGTAG
- a CDS encoding O-antigen ligase family protein: MLTSKNSEIELNRNQSFTDTWKRTSPLTFWIGVFGVLLGIATGWLAGAQPLYLVLLLIAAVVFVCFFAEFELAVMGLLILRSSLDIFSAQQLPAAYAVGVSGLTLVYVTCLLLTQQTVNVDWLWLFLAGWVLWQALWLILCVFGGLGLGTEVLGDNVREWTRLFSWLMVYLLIMQLKGRVKPQKIISILFIALITPICAGFLQLIFPDSVLPSFLATYHGDRLNGTLGHPNAFATFILFFIGLTYWRLRCSSRFTQSQKSNRGAVSWATYRGQKHRDQKYISWSSNRLFWLLLLGVLTLMLIGTRTMVVLAMLGIFVLVTIAPKFNWLNLIGGVLLLVLVLGLFISTPFGQERLQSLAQTPLFNSNIDISRAILLSDSDYNSFNWRLAQWHYLLTAWQQFPIFGYGLATSKYLSIYNLEAHNDYVRALAESGLVGLATFLTFLAAQGIRLVQLLRQTTKNKEQNDFCLILLALFAAMLVGMLTENIWTHTTLWSYWWTVLAVAGWEWGVEAESNQLLTINKS, encoded by the coding sequence ATGTTGACCAGCAAAAATTCTGAAATTGAATTGAATAGGAATCAAAGTTTTACCGATACTTGGAAGAGAACGTCACCTCTGACATTTTGGATTGGAGTTTTTGGTGTGTTGTTGGGTATAGCTACAGGATGGTTAGCTGGGGCGCAACCTTTATATTTAGTCTTGCTGCTAATAGCTGCAGTGGTATTTGTCTGCTTTTTCGCTGAATTCGAGTTAGCAGTGATGGGTTTGCTCATCCTACGTAGTTCTCTCGATATTTTCTCTGCGCAACAGTTGCCTGCTGCCTATGCAGTTGGGGTTAGTGGACTGACATTAGTTTATGTCACCTGTTTATTATTAACACAGCAAACCGTCAATGTTGATTGGTTGTGGTTGTTTTTAGCTGGTTGGGTGCTTTGGCAAGCTTTGTGGCTAATTCTCTGTGTTTTTGGTGGTTTGGGACTAGGAACTGAAGTTTTGGGAGATAACGTACGTGAATGGACGCGCTTATTTTCTTGGTTGATGGTGTATTTGTTAATAATGCAACTTAAAGGGCGAGTTAAACCTCAAAAAATAATTTCTATACTATTTATTGCTTTAATTACACCAATTTGCGCAGGTTTCTTACAGTTAATCTTCCCAGACTCAGTTTTACCCAGTTTTTTAGCTACTTATCATGGCGATCGCCTTAATGGCACTCTTGGTCATCCTAATGCTTTTGCTACTTTTATCTTGTTTTTTATTGGCTTAACTTATTGGCGCTTACGTTGCTCAAGTCGCTTCACCCAAAGCCAGAAGTCAAACAGGGGTGCAGTAAGTTGGGCGACGTACAGAGGTCAGAAACATAGAGATCAGAAGTATATTTCTTGGTCATCAAATCGCTTGTTTTGGTTGCTGCTACTTGGTGTACTCACCTTGATGTTAATTGGAACTAGAACAATGGTGGTTTTAGCAATGCTAGGCATTTTTGTGTTGGTAACTATTGCACCTAAATTTAATTGGCTTAATTTAATTGGTGGTGTACTTTTGCTGGTGTTAGTTTTAGGACTGTTTATCAGTACTCCTTTTGGACAAGAACGCCTACAATCACTCGCGCAAACGCCTTTATTTAATTCCAACATCGATATCTCAAGAGCTATTTTGCTCTCAGATTCAGACTACAACAGTTTTAACTGGCGTCTTGCTCAATGGCATTATCTTTTGACTGCTTGGCAACAATTTCCTATTTTTGGCTACGGTTTGGCTACTAGTAAATACTTAAGTATTTATAATCTGGAAGCTCATAACGATTACGTTCGCGCCCTCGCAGAAAGCGGATTAGTAGGTTTAGCAACTTTTTTAACTTTTCTGGCTGCTCAAGGTATACGTCTAGTTCAATTACTACGTCAGACAACCAAAAACAAAGAACAAAACGATTTTTGCTTAATTCTTCTGGCTTTATTTGCAGCCATGCTGGTCGGGATGTTAACCGAAAACATCTGGACTCACACAACCCTCTGGTCTTATTGGTGGACTGTGCTGGCTGTTGCTGGCTGGGAGTGGGGAGTGGAAGCAGAAAGTAATCAACTATTAACAATCAACAAATCATGA
- a CDS encoding glycosyltransferase has translation MIQTSINSQKIELLSNNPDTGKPYKIAIVHPSVGVNWSGGSEIFALELARRLCSYFEVELLSGVPCGDFSRPAGGISRTDAYELVRHPLIAPLWKNHIGHPEIVVEHLTNFFPCALHLLHQKPDLIFPNNDYGGLAMAAFVRALTGIPIMFTEHCGLLADGKCLARNLRFQPDRLVVFNPPTAKFAQTIKSQQAVNIIPNGVDSTRFTPEGSKLDFNLPKPIVLCVAWLNRNSHKRIELAIAAVARLPQASLLLCGDGPDRGYFEELGNKILGSERFTLYYSNYEQMPEVYRSADVFTLPSLNEPFGLAYLEAMASGLPVVATDDEMRRYVIGDGGLLCDVTNPESYADTIAQALNHDWGNKPRQQASKFNWDTIALNYRDTILDAIAKRGRSPIATRKQQVTGNQEQLEPFRPKGLLTLKGLSAGVYYKDTMSFRTPSDKDTASHIASRRQLHLLPVMEQPIIDKPKISVIIPTYNAISYLPAAVDSVLKQTFRDFELIIVDDGSSDRTAEWVLSLTDPRVKFITQENQGSAAARNKGIAIAQGAYIALFDADDIWELTKLEKQAHFLDAHSSIGLVDTSVVLIDEEGKSTGKVVTSQAEGDVWKHLVQFQPVCSCDSTPLIRRECFDTVGLFDRDLMFLEDLDWWIRLASHYQFGAIKEPLVKYRQHSGSKSTNCQETLQAFHQIIEKAFESAPTELLYLRDRGYGRVNLYLAWKALNNKDYNQVRQFCTSAIAHYPQLQRSWEYARLNLAQALMRRFGDRTYEKLRSLARTFRSFASG, from the coding sequence ATGATTCAAACGTCTATTAATTCTCAAAAAATTGAATTACTTTCTAATAATCCCGATACGGGTAAACCTTATAAAATTGCCATTGTTCATCCAAGTGTCGGTGTCAATTGGAGTGGAGGTTCAGAAATCTTTGCTTTGGAATTGGCTCGTCGTCTTTGTTCTTATTTTGAGGTTGAGCTTTTAAGTGGTGTTCCATGTGGAGATTTTAGTCGTCCTGCTGGCGGTATTTCTCGCACAGATGCTTATGAATTAGTGCGTCACCCTCTTATCGCTCCTCTATGGAAAAATCACATTGGACATCCTGAAATTGTTGTGGAACATTTAACCAACTTTTTCCCTTGCGCTCTTCATTTGCTACATCAAAAGCCCGATTTAATTTTTCCCAATAATGATTACGGAGGTTTAGCAATGGCTGCCTTTGTCAGAGCCTTGACTGGAATACCCATCATGTTTACAGAGCATTGTGGTTTATTAGCTGATGGTAAGTGTTTAGCCAGAAATCTTCGTTTTCAACCAGATCGCCTGGTAGTTTTTAATCCTCCAACAGCTAAGTTTGCACAAACTATCAAATCACAACAAGCTGTAAATATTATTCCCAACGGAGTAGACTCTACCAGGTTTACACCAGAAGGCAGTAAGCTCGATTTTAATTTACCCAAACCGATAGTATTATGCGTAGCTTGGTTAAATCGCAATAGTCACAAGCGGATCGAACTGGCGATCGCAGCAGTAGCACGTTTACCTCAAGCAAGTTTACTTCTTTGTGGAGATGGGCCCGATCGCGGTTATTTTGAGGAACTTGGCAATAAAATCCTCGGTTCAGAACGTTTTACCCTTTATTATTCTAACTATGAGCAAATGCCTGAAGTTTATCGCAGTGCAGATGTTTTTACACTTCCTTCTTTGAACGAACCGTTTGGACTTGCTTATCTTGAAGCTATGGCTAGCGGTTTACCAGTAGTTGCTACAGATGATGAAATGCGCCGTTACGTTATTGGTGATGGCGGCTTACTTTGTGATGTAACTAATCCAGAAAGCTATGCTGATACTATTGCACAAGCTTTAAACCACGACTGGGGCAATAAACCTCGTCAACAAGCTTCAAAGTTTAATTGGGATACCATAGCCCTTAATTATCGTGATACCATTCTCGATGCGATCGCGAAGCGTGGGCGGAGCCCAATCGCCACACGCAAGCAACAGGTAACTGGCAACCAAGAACAACTAGAGCCATTTCGCCCTAAAGGACTCTTAACCCTAAAGGGTCTATCCGCAGGTGTATACTACAAGGATACAATGTCCTTTAGGACACCTTCGGATAAGGATACCGCTTCGCATATAGCTTCGCGTCGCCAACTGCATTTACTGCCCGTAATGGAGCAACCAATAATCGACAAACCAAAAATATCTGTAATCATTCCTACTTACAATGCCATCTCTTATTTGCCAGCAGCGGTAGATAGTGTTTTGAAGCAAACTTTTAGGGACTTTGAATTAATTATTGTTGATGACGGCAGTAGCGATCGCACTGCTGAATGGGTTTTAAGTTTAACCGATCCGCGAGTAAAATTTATTACTCAGGAAAATCAAGGTTCTGCTGCTGCACGCAATAAAGGTATTGCGATCGCTCAAGGAGCTTACATCGCCCTTTTTGATGCTGACGATATTTGGGAATTAACTAAGTTAGAAAAGCAAGCACATTTTTTAGATGCTCATTCCTCAATCGGGTTGGTAGATACTTCTGTAGTTTTAATCGATGAAGAGGGAAAGTCTACAGGTAAAGTTGTTACTTCCCAAGCTGAAGGGGATGTCTGGAAACATCTGGTGCAGTTTCAACCTGTATGTTCTTGTGATAGTACTCCTTTAATCCGTCGGGAATGTTTTGACACTGTTGGCTTATTCGATCGAGATTTAATGTTTCTCGAAGATTTAGATTGGTGGATTCGTCTGGCTTCTCATTATCAATTTGGTGCAATTAAAGAACCTTTAGTTAAATATCGCCAACATTCTGGTAGCAAATCTACTAACTGCCAAGAAACACTACAAGCCTTTCACCAAATTATTGAGAAAGCATTTGAATCTGCGCCAACAGAATTACTGTATTTAAGAGATCGAGGCTATGGACGGGTCAATCTCTACTTAGCCTGGAAAGCTTTGAATAATAAAGATTACAACCAAGTTAGGCAATTTTGTACTTCAGCGATCGCTCATTATCCTCAGCTACAACGTTCTTGGGAATACGCCCGTTTGAATCTTGCTCAAGCACTGATGCGCCGATTTGGCGATCGAACTTATGAAAAATTGCGATCGCTTGCTCGTACATTTCGTTCTTTTGCTAGTGGCTAA
- the glf gene encoding UDP-galactopyranose mutase produces the protein MFDYLIVGAGFAGSVLAERLATQSDQKILIIDTRSHIGGNAYDHYNEDGILVHKYGPHIFHTNSRDVFEYLSQFTEWRPYEHRVKASVDGQLVPIPINLDTVNRLYGLNLTSFQLEEFFASIAEKIECIRTSEDVVISKVGRELYQKFFRNYTRKQWDMDPSELDKSVTARVPTRTNRDDRYFTDSYQAMPLHGFTKMFEKMLSHPNIKIMLNTDYREIVDVIPYRKMIYTGPIDLFFNYCYGKLPYRSLKFKHETINKPLHQTAPVVNYPNEHLYTRVTEFKYLTGQEHNKTSIVYEYPRAEGDPYYPIPRTENAELYKQYKALADATPEVHFVGRLATYKYYNMDHVVAQALKVYSNLIVSGDDNVQKQGEFELASV, from the coding sequence ATGTTTGATTATTTAATTGTTGGAGCGGGTTTTGCTGGTAGTGTTCTTGCCGAACGCCTAGCAACTCAGTCCGATCAGAAAATTTTGATTATAGATACTCGTTCTCATATTGGCGGTAATGCCTACGACCACTACAACGAAGACGGTATTTTAGTTCACAAGTATGGGCCTCATATCTTTCATACCAATTCTCGTGATGTTTTTGAATATCTCTCGCAGTTTACTGAATGGCGACCTTACGAACATCGAGTAAAAGCGAGTGTAGACGGTCAATTGGTGCCAATTCCGATTAATCTTGACACTGTTAATCGACTCTATGGCTTAAATCTTACCTCGTTTCAGTTAGAAGAATTTTTTGCTTCGATCGCCGAAAAAATAGAATGCATCAGGACTTCTGAGGATGTTGTGATTAGTAAAGTTGGTCGTGAACTGTATCAAAAGTTTTTTCGCAACTATACACGCAAACAATGGGATATGGATCCCTCAGAATTAGACAAGTCCGTAACTGCACGTGTACCTACCCGTACCAACCGCGACGATCGCTATTTTACTGATTCTTATCAAGCTATGCCTCTACATGGCTTTACCAAAATGTTCGAGAAAATGCTCTCCCATCCGAACATTAAAATCATGCTCAACACCGATTATCGCGAGATTGTTGATGTTATACCCTATCGGAAAATGATTTACACTGGCCCTATCGATCTATTTTTCAATTACTGTTATGGCAAGTTACCCTATCGATCGCTCAAATTTAAACACGAAACTATTAACAAACCCTTACATCAAACCGCGCCAGTAGTTAATTATCCCAACGAACATCTATATACTCGCGTCACCGAATTTAAATATTTGACAGGACAAGAACATAACAAAACAAGTATTGTCTACGAATATCCACGCGCCGAGGGCGATCCCTACTATCCCATACCGCGAACGGAAAATGCCGAACTTTACAAACAATACAAAGCTTTAGCCGATGCCACTCCAGAAGTTCATTTCGTCGGGCGTTTAGCTACCTACAAGTATTACAACATGGATCACGTCGTCGCTCAAGCCCTTAAAGTCTACAGCAATCTCATTGTCAGTGGGGATGATAATGTACAAAAACAGGGCGAGTTTGAGTTAGCTTCTGTCTAA